The proteins below are encoded in one region of Nakamurella flava:
- a CDS encoding NAD(P)H-dependent glycerol-3-phosphate dehydrogenase: MHRVAVLGAGSWGTTFAKVLADAGRDVTLWARRESLAAAISDEHVNPDYLPNVVLPSSLSATSDFDEALDGADAVVLAVPSQSLRENLRVFRDALPAGVPVVSLAKGVEIGTGLRMSEVVERVGQIDPARIVVLTGPNLAVEIALGRPTASVLACVDHERAVAVQMACATSYFKPYTITDVIGAEIAGAGKNIIALACGIADGLGLGYNTAASLITRGLHEMTRLGIELGARAETFAGLAGLGDLVATCWSPLSRNRRLGNRLATGVGLEAALAASDGQVAEGLVTCRSVRDLALRHRIDMPITESVYQVCYRHLPPGQMLGYLMDQPHTPEVVA; the protein is encoded by the coding sequence GTGCATCGTGTCGCGGTGCTGGGGGCCGGGTCGTGGGGGACGACGTTCGCCAAGGTGCTGGCCGATGCCGGTCGTGACGTCACCCTCTGGGCCCGACGGGAGAGCCTGGCCGCGGCGATCTCCGACGAGCACGTCAATCCGGACTACCTGCCTAACGTCGTGCTGCCGTCGTCGCTCTCGGCCACGTCCGACTTCGACGAGGCCCTCGACGGGGCCGACGCGGTGGTGCTCGCGGTGCCCAGCCAGTCGCTCCGGGAGAACCTGCGGGTGTTCCGCGACGCCCTGCCGGCCGGGGTCCCGGTCGTCTCCCTGGCCAAGGGCGTCGAGATCGGCACCGGGCTGCGGATGAGCGAGGTGGTCGAGCGGGTCGGCCAGATCGACCCGGCCCGCATCGTCGTCCTCACCGGGCCGAACCTGGCGGTGGAGATCGCCCTTGGCCGACCGACGGCCTCGGTGCTCGCCTGTGTCGATCACGAACGCGCCGTCGCCGTCCAGATGGCTTGCGCCACCTCGTATTTCAAGCCCTACACGATCACCGACGTCATCGGGGCCGAGATCGCCGGAGCCGGGAAGAACATCATCGCGCTGGCCTGCGGCATCGCCGACGGACTGGGGCTCGGGTACAACACGGCCGCCTCCCTGATCACCCGCGGTCTGCACGAGATGACCCGCCTGGGCATCGAACTCGGCGCCCGGGCCGAGACATTCGCCGGTCTGGCCGGTCTGGGCGACCTGGTGGCGACCTGCTGGTCCCCGCTGTCGCGCAACCGTCGGCTGGGCAACCGGCTGGCGACCGGCGTGGGTCTGGAAGCGGCGTTGGCCGCGTCCGACGGTCAGGTCGCCGAGGGCCTGGTGACCTGCCGGTCGGTGCGTGACCTCGCGCTCCGGCACCGCATCGACATGCCGATCACCGAGAGCGTCTACCAGGTCTGCTATCGGCACCTGCCGCCCGGGCAGATGCTCGGATACCTGATGGACCAGCCCCACACGCCCGAGGTCGTGGCCTGA
- a CDS encoding uracil-DNA glycosylase, whose protein sequence is MPGALQDVVDPGWATALAPVEPQVHAMGDFLRAEVAAGRTYLPAGPHVLRAFTQPFDQVRVLIVGQDPYPTPGHPIGLSFAVERHVRPLPRSLTNIYKELQSDLGIPPAPHGDLSTWGEQGVLLLNRVLTVEPGRSASHRGKGWEVVTAAAIDALVARDAPLVAILWGRDAQTLTKPLQAGGVDVIASAHPSPLSADRGFFGSRPFSRTNEYLTARGAAPVDWRL, encoded by the coding sequence ATGCCAGGTGCACTGCAGGACGTCGTCGATCCCGGTTGGGCCACCGCCTTGGCGCCGGTCGAGCCGCAGGTGCACGCCATGGGCGACTTCCTGCGCGCCGAGGTCGCGGCCGGCCGGACGTACCTGCCCGCCGGTCCGCACGTCCTGCGGGCGTTCACTCAGCCGTTCGACCAGGTGCGCGTGCTCATCGTCGGGCAGGACCCGTACCCGACTCCGGGCCACCCGATCGGGCTCTCGTTCGCGGTCGAACGGCACGTCCGGCCCCTGCCGCGTTCGCTGACCAACATCTACAAGGAGCTGCAGTCCGACCTGGGGATCCCGCCGGCCCCGCACGGCGACCTGTCGACCTGGGGCGAGCAGGGAGTGCTGCTGTTGAACCGGGTGCTCACGGTGGAGCCGGGCCGTTCGGCGTCCCACCGGGGCAAGGGGTGGGAGGTGGTGACGGCGGCCGCGATCGACGCCCTGGTCGCCCGGGACGCCCCGCTGGTGGCGATCCTGTGGGGCCGGGACGCCCAGACCCTGACCAAGCCGTTGCAGGCCGGTGGCGTGGACGTCATCGCGTCGGCCCACCCGTCTCCGCTGTCGGCCGATCGCGGCTTCTTCGGCTCCCGCCCGTTCTCCCGCACGAACGAGTACCTGACCGCGCGCGGGGCTGCTCCGGTCGACTGGCGGCTGTGA
- a CDS encoding MFS transporter — translation MTATGAPAPSSTHRLTAALFAGGVATFAELYAVQAVLPALAAEFSLSESTASLAVSVATGALALSVLPWAFVGDRVGRARAMRWAAVAAAVCATALPFAPSFGVLLALRAVSGVALGALPALAMAHLVARAEPARVAAIGGLYIAGTTIGGLSGRVVTGAVAAGWGWRWGVAVTAVLVAVAVAVFVVLSRGDDRRQPRSRATPSGGPPVTTTLGAGARLRAAFTDRTVAVFYAQAFLLMGGFVTIYNLLGFRLLDEPYRLPASVVSLLFLTYLVGTVGSSGVGRAVGRFGRRRVLVAAGFAMAGGVALTLAPSLWLIIAGLVVATFAFFPAHAIAASWAGERIPGARSQVAATYSLAYYAGSSLVGFAGAAVYDRGGWTGAMAVVITGCVVAASIAAIGAPRR, via the coding sequence GTGACCGCGACCGGTGCTCCGGCGCCGTCGTCGACCCACCGGCTGACCGCGGCCCTCTTCGCCGGGGGAGTCGCCACCTTCGCCGAGCTGTACGCGGTGCAGGCGGTGCTGCCGGCGCTGGCCGCCGAGTTCTCGCTGAGCGAGTCCACCGCGAGCCTGGCCGTCTCGGTCGCGACCGGTGCGCTGGCCCTGTCCGTGTTGCCGTGGGCCTTCGTGGGCGACCGGGTCGGCCGGGCCCGGGCGATGCGCTGGGCCGCGGTGGCGGCGGCGGTCTGCGCGACGGCCCTGCCGTTCGCACCCAGCTTCGGCGTGCTGCTGGCGCTCCGGGCGGTGTCCGGGGTGGCGCTCGGCGCCCTGCCGGCCCTGGCCATGGCCCATCTGGTGGCCCGGGCCGAACCGGCCCGGGTGGCCGCCATCGGCGGCCTGTACATCGCCGGCACCACCATCGGCGGCCTGTCCGGACGGGTGGTGACCGGGGCGGTGGCCGCCGGCTGGGGATGGCGCTGGGGAGTCGCGGTGACGGCGGTGCTGGTCGCCGTCGCGGTGGCGGTCTTCGTGGTCCTGAGCCGCGGTGACGACCGACGTCAACCGCGATCGCGGGCGACTCCGTCCGGCGGACCGCCGGTGACGACGACCCTGGGGGCGGGGGCGCGCCTGCGGGCGGCGTTCACCGACCGCACCGTCGCCGTCTTCTACGCCCAGGCGTTCCTGCTCATGGGCGGGTTCGTGACCATCTACAACCTGCTGGGATTCCGGCTGCTCGACGAGCCGTACCGGCTCCCGGCCTCGGTGGTCAGCCTGCTCTTCCTGACCTACCTCGTCGGTACGGTCGGGTCGTCCGGGGTGGGGCGGGCGGTGGGCCGATTCGGTCGCCGCCGGGTGCTGGTCGCGGCCGGGTTCGCGATGGCCGGCGGGGTGGCCCTCACCCTGGCCCCGTCGTTGTGGCTGATCATCGCCGGGCTCGTCGTCGCCACTTTCGCCTTCTTCCCGGCCCACGCCATCGCCGCGTCCTGGGCGGGGGAACGGATCCCGGGCGCCCGGTCTCAGGTCGCGGCGACCTACTCACTGGCCTACTACGCCGGATCGAGCCTGGTGGGGTTCGCCGGCGCCGCGGTCTACGACCGGGGCGGGTGGACCGGCGCGATGGCGGTGGTCATCACCGGATGTGTGGTCGCGGCGAGCATCGCCGCCATCGGGGCGCCCCGTCGCTAG
- a CDS encoding lysophospholipid acyltransferase family protein, with the protein MARRSSTGRPSERGGLWIGFCQTIMYPAAFLLGRERVSGGEHLRRSGGYLVVANHISHLDPLYDAVIMKKHGRIPRFMAKASLWKVPVLGNALRGTAQIPVERGPRGAGQASLTAATEALATGQVVLIYPDGTVTKDPDRWPMRPRPGVASLALAGDFPVIPLAQWGTHAVYDSYAQGRKFRPWPRKDIQVKVGPPIDLSELRSRPVDARTTLEATLLIMGAVRDLLADVRGEAAPKTWYDPKKGAARPATSTGDGSGRPGAAGQDGAAR; encoded by the coding sequence GTGGCGCGCAGATCGTCGACCGGCCGTCCGTCGGAGCGGGGCGGCCTCTGGATCGGCTTCTGCCAGACGATCATGTATCCGGCCGCTTTCCTGCTCGGGCGGGAACGGGTCAGCGGTGGCGAGCATCTGCGCCGGTCGGGCGGCTATCTCGTGGTGGCCAACCACATCTCGCACCTCGACCCGCTGTACGACGCGGTCATCATGAAAAAGCACGGCCGCATCCCCCGGTTCATGGCCAAGGCGTCGCTGTGGAAGGTGCCCGTGCTGGGCAACGCCCTGCGGGGCACCGCCCAGATTCCCGTCGAACGGGGGCCGCGCGGGGCCGGTCAGGCCAGCCTGACCGCCGCGACCGAGGCCCTGGCCACCGGTCAGGTCGTGCTCATCTACCCCGACGGCACGGTCACCAAGGACCCGGATCGCTGGCCGATGCGGCCCCGCCCCGGGGTGGCGTCCCTCGCGCTGGCCGGCGACTTCCCGGTCATCCCGCTGGCCCAGTGGGGCACCCACGCCGTCTACGACAGCTACGCGCAGGGCCGCAAGTTCCGGCCGTGGCCGCGCAAGGACATCCAGGTGAAGGTCGGTCCGCCCATCGACCTGAGCGAGCTGCGGTCCCGCCCGGTGGACGCGCGCACCACCCTGGAGGCCACCCTGCTGATCATGGGCGCCGTCCGCGACCTGCTGGCCGACGTCCGGGGGGAGGCCGCCCCGAAGACCTGGTACGACCCGAAGAAGGGCGCGGCCCGCCCGGCGACCTCGACCGGCGACGGTTCCGGCCGGCCGGGGGCGGCGGGTCAGGACGGGGCGGCCCGGTGA
- a CDS encoding potassium channel family protein: MGERDGVSAGDPAGGRPDGFVRATGWTVARLCVTVTGLLLAYLLLPTRGETGTSDVPWVILALVVYAGVAGWQIPAILRSRWPMLRAIEALTVIVTLFLVLFARLYLSNSLGDPAAFSEPLNHVRALYFTITVFATVGFGDITPQSDGMRILVSVQMLLNLVVLGLLLRLITGAVQRGRARRSQERPSGPDGPAPADAP; the protein is encoded by the coding sequence ATGGGCGAGCGGGACGGGGTCTCCGCGGGTGATCCGGCGGGTGGTCGCCCGGACGGATTCGTCCGCGCGACGGGGTGGACGGTGGCCCGGTTGTGCGTGACGGTCACCGGTCTGCTGCTGGCCTATCTGCTGCTGCCGACCCGGGGCGAGACGGGCACCTCGGATGTCCCGTGGGTGATCCTGGCGCTGGTGGTCTACGCCGGGGTCGCCGGCTGGCAGATCCCGGCGATCCTGCGGTCGCGGTGGCCGATGCTGCGAGCGATCGAGGCGCTCACCGTCATCGTCACCCTGTTTTTGGTGCTGTTCGCGCGGCTGTACCTGTCCAACAGCCTGGGGGACCCGGCGGCGTTCTCCGAGCCGCTGAACCACGTCCGCGCGCTGTACTTCACCATCACGGTGTTCGCCACGGTGGGCTTCGGGGACATCACCCCGCAGTCCGACGGAATGCGCATTCTGGTCAGCGTGCAGATGCTGCTCAACCTGGTCGTGCTGGGTCTGCTGCTGCGTCTCATCACCGGGGCGGTGCAGCGGGGGCGGGCCCGTCGCTCCCAGGAACGGCCGTCGGGTCCGGACGGCCCGGCGCCGGCAGACGCGCCGTGA
- a CDS encoding DUF3515 domain-containing protein, whose amino-acid sequence MPDHVMPDDAERERRTRGGSVPESADDRPPAWRLIAAIAVGVLAVVAVIVGSVVARSASAPDPNAPLALGPVPAPGAADPACVALMRALPDQLAGLDRRTVSGLGALPDVSGSATSAPADQADLDVGAVAAWGEPPVVLRCGVQTPTELTCSAPVQVVDGVTWLPLTNVADPTRGTTYLLADRSVRVALTIPPTANSGPWQQVSSIVAATLPAEPVCTDGVLRAAAGES is encoded by the coding sequence GTGCCCGACCACGTCATGCCGGACGACGCCGAGCGCGAACGCCGTACCCGCGGCGGGTCCGTCCCTGAGTCGGCCGACGACCGGCCGCCCGCGTGGCGCCTGATCGCCGCGATCGCCGTCGGGGTGCTGGCCGTGGTCGCGGTCATCGTCGGTTCAGTCGTCGCCCGCTCGGCCAGTGCCCCTGACCCGAACGCCCCGCTGGCCCTTGGGCCCGTTCCGGCCCCGGGCGCGGCCGACCCGGCCTGCGTCGCCCTGATGCGCGCCCTCCCCGACCAATTGGCCGGGCTGGATCGCCGCACGGTCAGCGGTCTCGGCGCGCTGCCGGATGTCTCGGGCTCGGCCACATCGGCTCCGGCCGATCAGGCCGACCTCGACGTCGGTGCGGTCGCCGCCTGGGGGGAGCCGCCCGTCGTGCTGCGCTGCGGCGTGCAGACCCCGACCGAACTGACCTGCAGCGCCCCGGTGCAGGTCGTCGACGGCGTCACCTGGCTACCGCTGACCAACGTCGCCGACCCCACACGCGGCACCACCTACCTGCTGGCCGACCGGAGCGTGCGGGTGGCCCTGACCATCCCGCCCACCGCGAACAGTGGGCCGTGGCAACAGGTGTCGTCGATCGTCGCCGCGACGCTGCCGGCCGAACCGGTGTGCACCGACGGGGTGCTGCGCGCGGCGGCCGGCGAGTCCTGA
- a CDS encoding thiamine-phosphate kinase, protein MRQDDSGHVRQPEGGCPITSSFRSSGSVSSSVPSASTAAPAPGSVGARGEFAVIGRLTAGLAPGSATTLGPGDDAAVITAADGRVVASVDVLVDGVHFRTDWASGEQIGRRAALASMADIAAMGAVPTALLVGLTAPADIPEDLVLGLGRGLDAEAAAVGAGLVGGDLTRSEVLTISVTVLGDLRGAAPVTRSGARPGQVVAVAGRLGWAAAGLTVLSRGFRSPAAVVGAYRVPEPPLAQGPVAAAAGAGAMIDVSDGLLADLGHIAVASGVGVDVRTAQLPVAPRLAEVASALGRDPLEWVLTGGDDHALAATFAPDAVPDGWVVIGVVTDSDAGVVTVDGAARDTPGGWDHFTS, encoded by the coding sequence GTGCGGCAGGATGACTCGGGTCACGTCCGTCAGCCCGAAGGTGGGTGTCCCATCACCAGCTCGTTCCGGTCCTCCGGGTCCGTCTCGTCGTCCGTCCCGTCCGCTTCCACGGCCGCCCCGGCGCCGGGCAGCGTCGGCGCCCGTGGAGAGTTCGCCGTCATCGGTCGGCTGACCGCCGGCCTGGCCCCCGGGTCGGCGACCACTCTCGGACCGGGTGACGACGCGGCGGTGATCACCGCGGCCGACGGTCGGGTGGTGGCCTCGGTCGACGTCCTGGTGGACGGGGTGCACTTCCGCACCGACTGGGCGTCGGGCGAGCAGATCGGTCGCCGGGCGGCGCTGGCGTCGATGGCCGACATCGCCGCGATGGGGGCGGTTCCCACGGCGCTGCTGGTCGGGCTGACTGCGCCGGCCGACATTCCCGAGGACCTCGTGCTCGGGCTCGGCCGCGGTCTGGACGCCGAGGCCGCCGCGGTGGGGGCCGGCCTGGTGGGCGGCGACCTGACCCGTTCCGAGGTGCTGACGATCTCGGTCACCGTGCTGGGCGATCTGCGCGGCGCGGCGCCGGTGACCCGGTCGGGGGCGCGACCGGGTCAGGTGGTCGCCGTCGCCGGTCGGCTGGGCTGGGCGGCCGCCGGTCTGACCGTGCTGTCCCGCGGTTTCCGCTCGCCGGCGGCGGTGGTGGGGGCCTACCGGGTGCCGGAGCCGCCGCTGGCCCAGGGACCGGTCGCCGCGGCCGCCGGAGCCGGCGCGATGATCGACGTGTCCGACGGGCTGCTGGCCGATCTCGGTCACATCGCGGTCGCGTCCGGCGTGGGTGTGGACGTCCGCACCGCGCAGCTGCCGGTCGCCCCGCGACTGGCGGAGGTGGCGTCGGCGCTCGGCCGTGACCCCCTGGAGTGGGTGCTGACCGGCGGCGACGACCACGCCCTGGCGGCGACCTTCGCCCCGGACGCCGTGCCGGACGGGTGGGTGGTCATCGGGGTGGTCACCGACTCCGACGCCGGCGTGGTCACGGTCGACGGTGCCGCCCGCGACACCCCGGGCGGCTGGGACCACTTCACCTCCTGA
- a CDS encoding Lrp/AsnC family transcriptional regulator — MVQAFILIQTEVGQAASVARAIAELPGVTSAEDVTGPYDVIVRAEANTVDELGKLVVARVQNVAGITRTLTCPVVHL; from the coding sequence GTGGTGCAGGCGTTCATCCTCATCCAGACCGAGGTGGGTCAGGCCGCGAGCGTGGCCCGGGCCATCGCCGAGCTGCCCGGGGTGACCAGCGCCGAGGACGTCACCGGCCCCTACGACGTCATCGTCCGGGCCGAGGCCAACACCGTCGACGAGCTCGGCAAGCTGGTCGTCGCCCGGGTGCAGAACGTGGCGGGCATCACCCGCACGCTGACCTGCCCGGTCGTCCACCTGTAG
- a CDS encoding chloride channel protein, which produces MTTSGTSAAQPAGMDVRAVLRSRKYLVGVLLAALIGIPVSALAYAFLALVTLLQRLILTDLPTSLFGSTPAWWPIPWLVLGGVLTGLTIRALPGNGGHSPALGFQSGGAPTPRELPAVVLAALASLSLGAVLGPEAPLIALGGGLGLLTVRLVARRGRNVTAEAGAMVAAAGTFAAVSTLLGSPLIGAFLILEAAPVGGAALVLATLPGLLAAGIGNLLFVGLGSWTGLGPLSLSLPALPDPGSPTLAMLAWGAAFGVVAALLAFVIRRGALALRPIVHRSRVLVTGLLGLGIGLCALVFALVSGDTPVEILFSGQEALPGLIAHLDEITVGTGLLLIATKGVAYLLSLSAFRGGPIFPAMYLGAVLGMMATALPGVPAAAGIAMGIGAMCAAMLGLPLTSTLLATLLLGRQGLEVMPAVIVAVVIAYLVTARLPAPGRPDPTAVPGSDGPAPAAPPR; this is translated from the coding sequence GTGACGACGTCGGGCACCTCGGCCGCGCAGCCGGCGGGAATGGACGTCCGGGCCGTCCTGCGGTCCCGGAAGTACCTGGTCGGCGTTTTGCTCGCCGCCCTGATCGGGATACCGGTCTCCGCCCTCGCCTACGCCTTCCTGGCCCTGGTGACCCTGCTGCAACGGCTGATCCTGACCGATCTGCCGACCTCGCTGTTCGGGTCCACCCCGGCCTGGTGGCCCATCCCCTGGCTGGTGCTCGGCGGCGTCCTCACCGGGCTGACGATCCGCGCGCTCCCTGGTAACGGCGGCCACTCACCCGCCCTGGGCTTCCAGTCCGGTGGCGCGCCCACCCCCCGCGAACTGCCGGCCGTGGTGCTCGCCGCTCTGGCCTCGCTGAGCCTCGGCGCCGTCCTCGGCCCGGAGGCCCCGCTCATCGCCCTCGGCGGCGGTCTCGGTCTGCTGACCGTCCGGCTCGTGGCCCGCCGCGGCCGGAACGTGACCGCGGAGGCCGGCGCGATGGTCGCGGCCGCCGGCACCTTCGCGGCCGTCAGCACCCTGCTCGGCTCCCCGCTGATCGGGGCCTTCCTCATCCTGGAAGCCGCCCCCGTCGGCGGCGCCGCGCTCGTCCTGGCCACCCTCCCGGGCCTGCTGGCCGCCGGGATCGGCAACCTGCTGTTCGTGGGCCTCGGCTCGTGGACCGGGCTCGGGCCGCTCAGCCTGAGCCTTCCGGCGTTGCCCGATCCCGGATCGCCGACCCTGGCCATGCTCGCCTGGGGTGCCGCCTTCGGCGTCGTCGCCGCCCTGCTGGCGTTCGTGATCCGCCGGGGGGCACTCGCCCTGCGTCCGATCGTCCACCGGTCCCGGGTGCTGGTCACCGGGCTGCTCGGACTGGGTATCGGGCTGTGCGCGCTGGTCTTCGCCCTCGTCTCCGGGGACACCCCGGTGGAGATCCTGTTCTCCGGTCAGGAGGCGCTACCCGGTCTCATCGCGCACCTCGACGAGATCACCGTCGGGACCGGCCTGCTCCTCATCGCGACCAAGGGCGTCGCATACCTGTTGTCGCTCAGCGCCTTTCGAGGTGGGCCGATCTTCCCGGCCATGTACCTCGGTGCCGTGCTGGGGATGATGGCGACGGCTCTGCCCGGTGTCCCGGCGGCCGCCGGCATCGCCATGGGCATCGGGGCCATGTGCGCGGCCATGCTCGGCCTGCCGCTGACCTCGACCCTGCTGGCCACCCTGCTGCTCGGCCGGCAAGGGCTCGAGGTCATGCCGGCGGTGATCGTCGCCGTGGTGATCGCCTACCTCGTCACGGCGCGTCTGCCGGCGCCGGGCCGTCCGGACCCGACGGCCGTTCCTGGGAGCGACGGGCCCGCCCCCGCTGCACCGCCCCGGTGA
- a CDS encoding nicotinate-nucleotide--dimethylbenzimidazole phosphoribosyltransferase, with amino-acid sequence MDLPPVPAPDEAALAASREHRSHLPSGALGRWAEVLDQLAAVRGRGEATRRPRLVVLAAEHGVAELGVSAYEPSATASRAAAARAGTGPVAAVARAAGVGVVVGDLGVLSATDPDAPEAEDHEETDGLRVGPSDPIDAADALGEDEVTAAIARGRALADREIDSGADFLVGATCGVGVSTPSAVLLAAVTGMEPVDATGRGSGIDDAAWITKAGVVRDALFRVRRAATNADVPTLLRVAGGADLAALTGLIAQAAVRRTPVAIHDLPSAVAAVLAHRLAPGADTAMIALTAGSDRGTRRALKLLGLRPLTDWATAGDSGLGALLVLPTLWAAETAAYGRSDGDDPGSGSALENDSARSAHAVTAWDAELL; translated from the coding sequence TCGGTCGCTGGGCCGAGGTGCTGGACCAGCTGGCCGCCGTCCGCGGCCGCGGAGAAGCCACCCGTCGCCCCAGGCTGGTCGTCCTCGCCGCCGAACACGGGGTGGCCGAACTCGGGGTGTCCGCCTACGAGCCGTCGGCGACCGCCTCTCGCGCCGCCGCCGCGCGGGCCGGCACCGGACCGGTCGCCGCCGTCGCCCGGGCGGCCGGGGTCGGCGTCGTGGTCGGCGATCTCGGCGTCCTGTCGGCCACGGATCCGGACGCGCCGGAGGCCGAGGACCACGAGGAGACGGACGGGCTGCGGGTGGGCCCCAGCGACCCCATCGACGCCGCGGACGCGCTCGGCGAGGACGAGGTCACCGCTGCCATCGCCCGGGGACGGGCCCTGGCCGACCGCGAGATCGACTCCGGGGCCGACTTTCTCGTCGGCGCCACCTGTGGCGTGGGAGTCAGCACGCCGAGCGCGGTCCTGCTGGCCGCAGTCACCGGGATGGAACCCGTCGACGCCACCGGGCGGGGTTCCGGCATCGACGACGCCGCCTGGATCACCAAGGCGGGCGTCGTCCGGGACGCCCTGTTCCGGGTCCGCCGGGCGGCCACCAACGCGGACGTGCCGACGCTGCTGCGGGTGGCGGGCGGAGCCGATCTGGCCGCGCTCACCGGGCTCATCGCCCAGGCCGCCGTCCGGCGTACCCCGGTGGCGATCCACGACCTGCCGTCGGCGGTGGCCGCGGTGCTCGCCCACCGGCTGGCCCCCGGCGCCGACACGGCCATGATCGCCCTCACCGCCGGGTCCGACCGCGGCACCCGCCGCGCCCTGAAACTCCTCGGCCTGCGTCCACTGACGGACTGGGCGACCGCCGGGGACAGCGGACTCGGCGCCCTGCTCGTCCTGCCGACGCTCTGGGCCGCCGAGACGGCCGCCTACGGGCGGTCCGATGGGGACGATCCGGGGAGCGGTTCCGCGCTCGAGAACGACAGCGCCCGTTCGGCCCACGCGGTCACCGCCTGGGACGCCGAACTGCTCTGA
- a CDS encoding D-alanine--D-alanine ligase family protein: MTSEKIRLAVVFGGRSGEHAVSCISAAGVLSHLDPELFEVSAIGITPDGSWRQIDPTTLPVVHDRQLPQVTAGTSVVLTADPTAAAVVPLFGTNGQTAAGIRPAGGVETGVTAQHFDVVFPVLHGPYGEDGTIQGLLELAGVPYVGAGVLASAAGMDKEFTKKLLAAEGLPVGTFVVLRPGRDTLTADEKDLIGLPAFVKPARAGSSLGVSRVDDWADLDAAIAVARQTDPKVLVEKAVVGREVECGVLEFPDGRVKASPVAEIAVGGDHSFYDFDAKYLDDVATFSIPAELPDAVAEQIRQMSVRAFRALDAQGLSRVDFFVRPDGDLVINEVNTLPGFTPISMYPRMWAAAGIDYAELLTTLVRTALARGTGLR, encoded by the coding sequence ATGACGTCCGAGAAGATCCGACTGGCCGTGGTGTTCGGAGGCCGCAGCGGCGAACACGCCGTCTCCTGCATCTCGGCGGCCGGTGTGCTGTCCCACCTCGATCCGGAGCTGTTCGAGGTCAGCGCGATCGGCATCACCCCGGACGGATCCTGGCGTCAGATCGACCCGACCACCCTGCCCGTCGTGCACGACCGGCAGCTGCCCCAGGTGACCGCGGGGACCTCCGTGGTGCTCACCGCCGACCCCACCGCGGCGGCCGTCGTCCCGCTGTTCGGTACCAACGGTCAGACGGCTGCCGGTATCCGGCCGGCCGGTGGCGTCGAGACCGGCGTCACCGCCCAGCATTTCGATGTGGTCTTCCCGGTCCTGCACGGGCCGTACGGCGAGGACGGCACCATCCAGGGTCTGCTGGAGCTGGCCGGCGTCCCGTACGTCGGGGCCGGGGTACTGGCCTCCGCGGCCGGGATGGACAAAGAGTTCACCAAGAAGCTGCTGGCCGCCGAGGGGCTGCCGGTCGGCACCTTCGTCGTGCTGCGTCCCGGACGGGACACGCTGACCGCGGACGAGAAGGACCTCATCGGTCTGCCGGCGTTCGTCAAGCCCGCCCGCGCCGGATCCTCCCTCGGTGTCAGCCGCGTCGACGACTGGGCCGACCTCGACGCCGCGATCGCCGTGGCCCGGCAGACCGATCCCAAGGTGCTGGTGGAGAAGGCCGTGGTCGGCCGCGAGGTCGAGTGCGGTGTCCTGGAGTTCCCGGACGGTCGGGTGAAGGCCTCGCCGGTCGCCGAGATCGCGGTCGGCGGCGACCACAGCTTCTACGACTTCGACGCCAAGTACCTCGACGACGTGGCCACCTTCTCGATCCCGGCGGAGCTGCCGGATGCCGTGGCCGAGCAGATCCGGCAGATGTCGGTCCGCGCGTTCCGGGCCCTGGACGCCCAGGGCCTGTCCCGGGTCGACTTCTTCGTCCGCCCGGACGGTGATCTGGTCATCAACGAGGTCAACACCCTGCCCGGATTCACGCCCATCTCCATGTACCCGCGGATGTGGGCCGCCGCCGGCATCGACTACGCCGAGCTGCTGACCACCCTGGTACGGACGGCGCTGGCCCGGGGGACCGGCCTGCGCTGA